Proteins encoded by one window of Amaranthus tricolor cultivar Red isolate AtriRed21 chromosome 4, ASM2621246v1, whole genome shotgun sequence:
- the LOC130809714 gene encoding uncharacterized protein LOC130809714 isoform X1: MDAQQQQQQQYQYQYQAPSDPVASQSYDPSQIQSYDQSYYAYQYPSSHYNQTQQQQDYSSYYYQDYSTYQTQIPTADPNSIHPPGVPITADLQQTHIQNAQHLYYPHGVVASQNPPQHVFSQERDGFIQILVLALLVRCFFPTKIGAVLTSARYGGKRFEAGGSQPGRSMRGRGAFGRHGRGRGGGRGKPQATRSSAPVTNAGAQSVASSAAEGQAATSKQPVAWCEICRTDCTTLEVLEQHKNGKRHKKNLKVHEDLQNLSRQLTMTKPDTIPDQATEGSTANHPPSDNVASVQVGVENGSGSSGLLPSQESVRMDNFGGRGGFKRKLRGGRGGKLMRAFDGSRRPVEPPKPKQVASLICELCNVKCESQVVFQSHVVGKKHLANLKRFQGHKEALGDAVQALYPSFNIISSTSSIPQVNQQGVNQQINQDAQALASMMLSQQNLQDPQAAQTALAELLHQHGIHDAQTLIAQLVPYLVAQFQAPGALPVPVAGFAMPGQNPASQEAHVHSGTQSDNVAVENQTEAQNVTSNTDSQTAAEENKPTVDVLPENKSQH; this comes from the exons ATGGATGCtcaacaacaacagcaacaacaataCCAATATCAATATCAAGCTCCAAGTGATCCAGTTGCATCTCAATCTTATGACCCTTCTCAGATTCAATCATATGATCAATCTTATTATGCTTATCAATATCCTTCCAGTCATTACAATCAAACCCAACAACAACAAGATTATTCATCGTATTATTACCAAGATTATTCAACTTATCAAACCCAAATTCCGACTGCTGATCCCAATTCGATTCACCCACCTGGGGTTCCTATTACTGCTGATTTGCAACAAACCCATATTCAAAATGCCCAACATTTGTATTACCCACATGGAGTTGTTGCCTCTCAAAATCCCCCTCAACATGTTTTTTCGCAG GAAAGGGATGGATTTATCCAGATTTTAGTTCTGGCGTTACTTGTGCGCTGCTTCTTTCCTACAAAGATTGGAGCTGTTTTGACATCAGCACGTTA TGGTGGAAAAAGATTTGAG GCTGGAGGCAGTCAACCTGGTCGGTCTATGAGAGGGCGTGGTGCATTTGGTCGTCATGGTAGAGGGAGAGGTGGTGGCCGTGGTAAGCCACAGGCTACAAGATCATCTGCACCTGTGACTAATGCTGGTGCTCAATCTGTGGCATCATCTGCTGCTGAGGGCCAAGCTGCTACAAGTAAGCAACCTGTGGCTTGGTGTGAAATTTGCAGAACTGATTGTACAACACTTGAAGTTCTAGAGCAGCATAAGAATGGAAAGCGACACAAAAAGAACTTGAAAGTGCACGAGGACTTGCAGAATCTAAGCAGACAACTGACAATGACTAAACCTGACACAATTCCTGACCAAGCTACTGAAGGGTCGACTGCAAATCATCCTCCCAGTGACAATGTTGCCTCTGTGCAAGTTGGTGTAGAGAATGGCTCTGGATCTTCAGGGCTGTTACCATCTCAAGAATCAGTTAGGATGGATAACTTTGGTGGCAGGGGTGGTTTTAAGCGGAAATTGAGAGGGGGTCGTGGTGGGAAGTTGATGAGAGCCTTTGATGGGTCAAGGAGGCCTGTGGAACCTCCAAAACCTAAACAGGTGGCTTCTTTAATCTGTGAATTATGTAATGTAAAATGTGAGTCTCAGGTTGTTTTCCAAAGCCATGTAGTCGGGAAAAAGCACCTGGCAAACTTGAAGCGTTTCCAAGGCCATAAAGAGGCGCTCGGAGATGCGGTGCAGGCACTATACCCTTCTTTTAATATCATTTCATCGACCTCCAGCATTCCGCAAGTCAATCAACAGGGAGTCAATCAACAGATTAACCAGGATGCTCAAGCCCTTGCATCGATGATGCTCAGTCAACAAAACCTGCAAGATCCGCAAGCTGCGCAGACAGCTTTGGCAGAGCTTCTTCACCAGCATGGCATTCATGATGCTCAGACTCTTATTGCTCAGTTGGTCCCATATTTAGTTGCTCAATTTCAAGCACCTGGAGCATTACCTGTCCCAGTAGCTGGATTTGCAATGCCTGGACAGAATCCTGCGAGTCAAGAAGCACATGTCCATTCTGGAACTCAGAGCGATAATGTTGCTGTTGAAAACCAAACCGAAGCACAAAATGTGACAAGTAATACTGATTCCCAAACTGCTGCAGAAGAGAACAAGCCTACTGTTGATGTCCTACCAGAAAATAAAAGCCAGCACTGA
- the LOC130809714 gene encoding uncharacterized protein LOC130809714 isoform X2: MDAQQQQQQQYQYQYQAPSDPVASQSYDPSQIQSYDQSYYAYQYPSSHYNQTQQQQDYSSYYYQDYSTYQTQIPTADPNSIHPPGVPITADLQQTHIQNAQHLYYPHGVVASQNPPQHVFSQAGGSQPGRSMRGRGAFGRHGRGRGGGRGKPQATRSSAPVTNAGAQSVASSAAEGQAATSKQPVAWCEICRTDCTTLEVLEQHKNGKRHKKNLKVHEDLQNLSRQLTMTKPDTIPDQATEGSTANHPPSDNVASVQVGVENGSGSSGLLPSQESVRMDNFGGRGGFKRKLRGGRGGKLMRAFDGSRRPVEPPKPKQVASLICELCNVKCESQVVFQSHVVGKKHLANLKRFQGHKEALGDAVQALYPSFNIISSTSSIPQVNQQGVNQQINQDAQALASMMLSQQNLQDPQAAQTALAELLHQHGIHDAQTLIAQLVPYLVAQFQAPGALPVPVAGFAMPGQNPASQEAHVHSGTQSDNVAVENQTEAQNVTSNTDSQTAAEENKPTVDVLPENKSQH; the protein is encoded by the exons ATGGATGCtcaacaacaacagcaacaacaataCCAATATCAATATCAAGCTCCAAGTGATCCAGTTGCATCTCAATCTTATGACCCTTCTCAGATTCAATCATATGATCAATCTTATTATGCTTATCAATATCCTTCCAGTCATTACAATCAAACCCAACAACAACAAGATTATTCATCGTATTATTACCAAGATTATTCAACTTATCAAACCCAAATTCCGACTGCTGATCCCAATTCGATTCACCCACCTGGGGTTCCTATTACTGCTGATTTGCAACAAACCCATATTCAAAATGCCCAACATTTGTATTACCCACATGGAGTTGTTGCCTCTCAAAATCCCCCTCAACATGTTTTTTCGCAG GCTGGAGGCAGTCAACCTGGTCGGTCTATGAGAGGGCGTGGTGCATTTGGTCGTCATGGTAGAGGGAGAGGTGGTGGCCGTGGTAAGCCACAGGCTACAAGATCATCTGCACCTGTGACTAATGCTGGTGCTCAATCTGTGGCATCATCTGCTGCTGAGGGCCAAGCTGCTACAAGTAAGCAACCTGTGGCTTGGTGTGAAATTTGCAGAACTGATTGTACAACACTTGAAGTTCTAGAGCAGCATAAGAATGGAAAGCGACACAAAAAGAACTTGAAAGTGCACGAGGACTTGCAGAATCTAAGCAGACAACTGACAATGACTAAACCTGACACAATTCCTGACCAAGCTACTGAAGGGTCGACTGCAAATCATCCTCCCAGTGACAATGTTGCCTCTGTGCAAGTTGGTGTAGAGAATGGCTCTGGATCTTCAGGGCTGTTACCATCTCAAGAATCAGTTAGGATGGATAACTTTGGTGGCAGGGGTGGTTTTAAGCGGAAATTGAGAGGGGGTCGTGGTGGGAAGTTGATGAGAGCCTTTGATGGGTCAAGGAGGCCTGTGGAACCTCCAAAACCTAAACAGGTGGCTTCTTTAATCTGTGAATTATGTAATGTAAAATGTGAGTCTCAGGTTGTTTTCCAAAGCCATGTAGTCGGGAAAAAGCACCTGGCAAACTTGAAGCGTTTCCAAGGCCATAAAGAGGCGCTCGGAGATGCGGTGCAGGCACTATACCCTTCTTTTAATATCATTTCATCGACCTCCAGCATTCCGCAAGTCAATCAACAGGGAGTCAATCAACAGATTAACCAGGATGCTCAAGCCCTTGCATCGATGATGCTCAGTCAACAAAACCTGCAAGATCCGCAAGCTGCGCAGACAGCTTTGGCAGAGCTTCTTCACCAGCATGGCATTCATGATGCTCAGACTCTTATTGCTCAGTTGGTCCCATATTTAGTTGCTCAATTTCAAGCACCTGGAGCATTACCTGTCCCAGTAGCTGGATTTGCAATGCCTGGACAGAATCCTGCGAGTCAAGAAGCACATGTCCATTCTGGAACTCAGAGCGATAATGTTGCTGTTGAAAACCAAACCGAAGCACAAAATGTGACAAGTAATACTGATTCCCAAACTGCTGCAGAAGAGAACAAGCCTACTGTTGATGTCCTACCAGAAAATAAAAGCCAGCACTGA
- the LOC130810805 gene encoding uncharacterized protein LOC130810805 produces MGCCIDLLYLITPKLVVKSRCQTGNLKVILEKTVHKSRKNWSDKLNDALWAYMTAFKILIGTKPFRHIYGKHCYLPVELEHKAQWAIKTLNFDLKAAAYESALLYKRRLKDGDQSFSTRPHRGSRANQHLQVSGHRAKRYHLGESIETSEVLYIEPS; encoded by the exons ATGGGATGCTGCATAGATTTGCTTTACCTTATCACCCCCAAACTAGTGGTCAAGTCGAGGTGTCAAACAGGGAACTTAAAAGTTATTCTTGAGAAAACTGTACACAAGTCCCGAAAGAACTGGTCCGACAAGCTTAATGATGCCCTTTGGGCTTATATGACAGCTTTTAAGATCCTTATCGGGACTAAACCATTTAGACACATCTACGGGAAGCACTGTTACCTCCCTGTAGAGTTGGAGCATAAGGCCCAATGGGCCATTAAGACCCTCAATTTTGACCTCAAAGCCGCAG CCTATGAGAGTGCCTTGCTCTATAAGAGAAGACTAAAAGATG GTGACCAAAGTTTTTCCACACGGCCCCATAGAGGTTCAAGGGCCAACCAACACCTTCAAGTGAGCGGTCACCGTGCTAAGCGTTATCATCTCGGAGAGTCGATTGAGACCTCAGAGGTCTTGTATATCGAGCCTAGTTAA
- the LOC130810806 gene encoding uncharacterized protein LOC130810806 produces MELIYNKTHQFYEGILAEEKAEMNERFDKLDWDIDRLSRRTEAVDPKGHEDVEAVEVRAEIVGEDVAGVDSNSVLDMDFDEEDPKEDPEDDSEEDPEEDPEDDFEEDQKEDSETDPEE; encoded by the coding sequence ATGGAGCTGATCTACAATAAGACTCATCAGTTTTATGAGGGAATTTTAGCTGAGGAAAAAGCTGAGATGAATGAAAGATTTGATAAATTAGACTGGGATATTGATAGACTGAGTAGGAGAACGGAGGCTGTAGACCCTAAGGGACATGAGGATGTTGAGGCTGTTGAAGTAAGGGCTGAGATTGTTGGGGAAGATGTTGCGGGAGTCGATTCTAACTCAGTTCTAGACATGGATTTCGATGAGGAGGATCCCAAGGAGGATCCAGAGGATGATTCCGAGGAGGATCCCGAGGAGGATCCAGAGGATGATTTCGAGGAGGATCAAAAGGAGGATTCTGAAACAGATCCTGAGGAGTAG